One Prunus dulcis chromosome 8, ALMONDv2, whole genome shotgun sequence DNA window includes the following coding sequences:
- the LOC117637427 gene encoding FCS-Like Zinc finger 8-like, translating to MINFLTFWGLRIIWLEQVMLRNRSRAVTSKQALMADHTSQSSPTQKNYTKAPSFFGSPRFRAFTIKGHSETDSLISPTSILDSKPFPFATPFSYDQNQPKTPKVVSANKSSWHQPEPKGIGLALLETLNDEKLEDNASKPNSGKVLFGTKLRVQIPPFPASALSPTQSPKSPADFKIKIRNSQSSAIGSANSGIQTEHSNSAQAPIGCASVSEMELSEDYTCVISRGPNPRTTHIFDNCIVESFYSLSDQSSSASVSFLSFCYTCKKNLEQKNDIYIYRGEKAFCSRECRYQEMLLDEVGNSEFDDAIRTCS from the exons A TGATcaattttttgactttttgggggCTTAGAATCATTTGGTTAGAGCAAGTTATGCTGAGGAATAGATCTAGAGCAGTGACCAGCAAGCAAGCTTTAATGGCTGACCACACCTCCCAATCATCTCCAACTCAAAAAAACTACACCAAAGCCCCATCTTTCTTTGGTTCTCCAAGATTCAGAGCTTTCACAATAAAGGGTCATTCTGAAACTGATTCTTTGATAAGCCCAACTTCAATTCTTGACAGCAAGCCATTTCCTTTTGCAACCCCATTTTCATATGATCAAAAccaacccaaaaccccaaaagtTGTATCAGCAAACAAAAGCTCCTGGCACCAACCAGAGCCCAAAGGCATTGGCCTTGCGCTGCTTGAGACACTCAATGATGAAAAGCTTGAAGACAATGCTTCTAAACCCAACAGCGGGAAGGTCCTGTTTGGAACTAAGCTTAGAGTTCAAATCCCTCCCTTTCCAGCCTCTGCTCTTTCTCCAACTCAGTCTCCGAAATCTCCAGCTGATTTCAAGATCAAGATTCGGAATTCCCAATCATCAGCAATTGGGTCTGCTAACTCTGGCATCCAAACAGAGCATTCAAATTCTGCTCAGGCTCCCATAGGGTGTGCCTCTGTGAGTGAAATGGAGCTTTCTGAAGATTATACATGTGTGATATCTCGTGGACCAAATCCAAGAACAACCCACATATTTGATAACTGCATTGTAGAAAGCTTCTATAGCTTATCGGATCAGTCCAGCTCTGCCTCGGTGAGTTTCCTTAGCTTCTGTTACACATGCAAGAAGAATCTTGAGCAGAAAAACGACATCTACATTTACAG AGGTGAGAAAGCTTTCTGCAGTCGTGAATGCCGCTACCAAGAAATGCTCTTAGATGAAGTTGGGAACTCAGAGTTTGATGATGCTATAAGGACTTGTTCTTGA
- the LOC117638768 gene encoding F-box/kelch-repeat protein SKIP30: MSEQLIEGLPDAVSLRCLAWVPFYLHPKLELVSRSWQAAIRSPELFRARQEVGSCEDLLCVSAFDPDNLWQLYDPHQDLWITLPVLPSKIRNLSHFGAVSAAGKLFVLGGGSGAVDPQTGDQDGSFATNEVWSYDPVIRRWTPRASMLVPRAMFACCVLGGKIVVAGGFTSCRKSISQAEMYDPEKDAWDPIPDLHRTHNSACSGIVIGGKVHVLHKGLSTVQVLDNVGREWTVEDYGWQQGPMTVVKGALYVMSHGVISKQDRESVKVLVSASEFGRRIGFAMTGLADEIYVIGGVIVPDQWNLEIKPMSDVDVLTIGSERPTWRQAAPMTRCRGTILGCTQLRI; this comes from the coding sequence ATGTCTGAACAACTGATAGAAGGTCTCCCTGACGCTGTTTCCCTTAGGTGTCTTGCATGGGTTCCTTTCTATCTCCATCCCAAGTTGGAGCTTGTTTCTCGTTCCTGGCAAGCTGCCATTCGTAGCCCTGAACTTTTTAGAGCTCGACAGGAGGTTGGCTCATGTGAGGATCTACTATGCGTGTCCGCTTTTGACCCAGATAATTTATGGCAGCTATATGACCCTCATCAAGATCTTTGGATTACACTCCCTGTTCTCCCCTCTAAAATCAGAAACCTTTCTCACTTTGGTGCTGTCTCTGCTGCCGGAAAATTGTTTGTTCTGGGTGGTGGCAGTGGCGCTGTTGACCCACAGACTGGCGACCAAGATGGCAGCTTTGCAACCAATGAGGTGTGGTCATATGATCCTGTAATTAGGCGATGGACACCACGTGCATCTATGCTTGTGCCTCGTGCGATGTTTGCATGCTGTGTTTTAGGCGGAAAGATTGTTGTTGCAGGTGGTTTCACCAGCTGTCGAAAATCAATTTCTCAGGCAGAAATGTATGACCCTGAGAAGGATGCGTGGGATCCAATTCCTGATCTCCATCGCACTCATAATTCTGCATGCTCAGGAATAGTGATTGGAGGAAAGGTGCATGTCTTACACAAGGGTTTATCAACGGTGCAAGTCTTGGACAATGTGGGGCGTGAGTGGACGGTGGAGGATTATGGTTGGCAACAGGGTCCAATGACAGTTGTTAAGGGTGCACTTTATGTGATGAGCCATGGTGTTATCTCCAAGCAAGATAGAGAATCAGTGAAGGTATTGGTTTCGGCATCTGAGTTTGGTCGCAGAATTGGGTTTGCAATGACTGGACTAGCAGATGAGATTTATGTGATTGGTGGGGTGATTGTCCCTGACCAATGGAACTTGGAAATCAAGCCAATGTCTGATGTTGATGTTCTCACGATTGGGAGTGAAAGACCGACTTGGCGCCAGGCAGCTCCAATGACACGGTGCCGTGGAACGATTCTTGGTTGTACACAGTTGAGAATTTAG
- the LOC117637430 gene encoding late embryogenesis abundant protein D-34-like has translation MSQEQPRRRPDQSPGQEPLKYGDVFNVSGELASRPVAPGDAATAQAAENLVLGETQRGGPAAVMQSAATYNERARLVGHRDATKVAREEGVSVTEGINPDGNRVVTEHVGGQVVAQYVEPPLPMGSPGGALDRDAITIGEALEATALSAGDKPIDKSDAAAIQAAEMKATGRTEIDPGGVAAMAQYAASVNPRDVNKKKLGDVLQDATQKLPADKVVTREDAKAVIGAEIRNSPTMSTTRGGVAESLAAAARLNQNTGK, from the exons ATGAGCCAGGAACAGCCACGGAGACGACCTGACCAGTCCCCCGGTCAGGAACCCCTCAAGTACGGCGACGTTTTCAATGTTTCAGGGGAGTTGGCATCCCGTCCCGTTGCACCCGGAGACGCTGCCACAGCCCAGGCTGCTGAAAACCTAGTTCTCGGAGAGACTCAGAGGGGCGGCCCGGCTGCAGTCATGCAGTCGGCAGCCACTTACAACGAGCGCGCTCGGCTCGTTGGCCACAGAGATGCCACAAAAGTAGCCAGAGAAGAAGGAGTGTCTGTTACAGAAGGAATTAATCCCGATGGCAACCGCGTTGTTACTGAACACGTTGGTGGACAG GTTGTGGCCCAATATGTGGAACCGCCTTTGCCGATGGGATCGCCAGGAGGAGCGCTGGACCGTGATGCAATTACAATTGGTGAAGCTCTCGAGGCCACTGCTCTGTCAGCAGGCGACAAACCCATTGACAAAAGCGACGCCGCTGCAATACAAGCCGCCGAGATGAAAGCCACTGGGAGAACCGAAATAGATCCCGGGGGTGTTGCGGCCATGGCTCAGTACGCAGCTTCTGTTAACCCGCGCGACGTCAACAAGAAAAAGCTAGGCGATGTGCTACAG GATGCGACTCAAAAGCTGCCAGCGGACAAAGTTGTGACGAGGGAGGATGCGAAGGCGGTGATAGGGGCAGAGATAAGGAACAGTCCGACTATGAGCACCACTCGTGGAGGTGTGGCTGAATCGCTGGCTGCAGCCGCGAGGCTTAACCAGAACACTGGAAAATAA
- the LOC117637428 gene encoding putative uncharacterized protein DDB_G0290521, with amino-acid sequence METLLVVAEPKNQYYNRVKPHGPARYGPSPSKDFRAINCRTFQSGTGILPTPSKNCSTPVSKRACSSSSKITTPSPNKTPTPSVGSQSDSKTLGKSTPIAINVKSSKKEKPFNGSFSFSELWAGPAYSNSPPPSSLPIPKFSIRPKRTVSLELPSSASDMEMHPTRPIAKSAPASPTREHSSSPRDLFHNADSATRTLRRILNLDVDDE; translated from the coding sequence ATGGAAACTCTTCTTGTTGTGGCGGAGCCTAAGAACCAGTACTACAACCGGGTCAAGCCACATGGGCCTGCCCGATACGGCCCGTCACCTTCGAAGGACTTCAGAGCGATCAATTGCCGGACTTTCCAATCCGGCACAGGTATACTCCCTACCCCATCGAAGAATTGCTCTACTCCTGTGTCCAAACGAGcatgctcttcttcttctaagaTAACTACACCTAGTCCAAACAAGACACCTACCCCTAGTGTAGGTTCACAGTCTGATAGTAAAACACTTGGTAAAAGCACCCCAATTGCTATCAATGTCAAAAGCTCGAAGAAAGAAAAGCCTTTTAATggaagtttttcattttctgagcTCTGGGCTGGCCCTGCTTACTCCAACTCCCCCCCACCTAGTTCTCTGCCAATACCCAAGTTTTCAATCCGACCCAAGAGAACCGTGTCGCTTGAATTGCCAAGCTCCGCTTCTGATATGGAAATGCACCCAACTCGCCCAATTGCCAAGTCTGCACCTGCATCCCCAACTAGGGAGCATAGCTCTTCTCCAAGAGACCTCTTTCATAACGCTGACTCTGCGACCAGGACTCTGCGTCGCATTCTGAATCTTGATGTTGACGATGAATGA
- the LOC117637267 gene encoding nuclear distribution protein PAC1-2-like, protein MEDAAMEDGETNKDSEVAPALIAVHPTQNSVAVAVGSDLRVFDLLGGCAVSLVNDSDGSLHKDSIRAIRYGANGKLSVSAGDDKLVKIWSTKSWRCISSVEVIESLLTLLAVKR, encoded by the exons ATGGAGGACGCTGCGATGGAAGACGGAGAGACTAACAAGGATAGTGAGGTGGCTCCTGCCCTAATTGCAGTCCACCCGACCCAGAATTCAGTTGCAGTCGCTGTCGGGTCGGACCTCCGCGTCTTCGACCTCCT TGGGGGTTGTGCGGTATCTTTGGTAAATGATTCTGATGGTTCTCTTCATAAGGATTCCATAAGAGCCATTCGTTATGGAGCAAACGGGAAGCTCTCTGTGTCTGCTGGTGATGATAAACTTGTCAAGATATGGTCGACCAAATCGTGGCGCTGCATTAGTTCCGTGGAAGTTATTGAATCCCTCTTGACATTATTGGCTGTTAAACGTTAA
- the LOC117638111 gene encoding 40S ribosomal protein S18-like — MSLVANEEFQHILRVLNTNVDGKKKIMFALTSIKGIGRRFANIVCKKADVDMNKRAGELSAAELDNLMTIVANPRQFKIPDWFLNRKKDYKDGRYSQVVSNALDMKLRDDLERLKKIRNHRGLRHYWGLRVRGQHTKTTGRRGKTVGVSKKR, encoded by the exons ATG TCTCTGGTAGCGAACGAAGAATTTCAGCACATTCTGCGTGTGCTCAATACAAATGTTGACGGCAAGAAGAAGATCATGTTTGCCCTAACCTCCATCAAAGGTATCGGTCGTCGTTTCGCCAACATTGTCTGCAAGAAGGCCGATGTCGACATGAACAAGAG AGCTGGAGAACTCTCTGCTGCGGAGCTTGATAACCTCATGACCATTGTGGCGAATCCTCGCCAGTTCAAAATTCCAGACTGGTTTTTGAACAGGAAGAAGGATTACAAGGATGGGAGGTATTCTCAAGTTGTTTCGAATGCATTGGACATGAAGCTGAGGGATGACCTCGAACGCCTGAAGAAGATCAG GAACCACCGTGGTCTCCGTCACTACTGGGGTCTCCGGGTACGTGGGCAGCACACCAAGACTACCGGACGCAGGGGAAAGACTGTTGGTGTCTCCAAGAAGCGATAG
- the LOC117637432 gene encoding transcription repressor OFP12-like: MPNTLGRNLNLCFTKITRPLTLHSPDNDHSRPLPTAAADAATATTSTSSTSLMIKNFNSLYDNQYMFDSTTTSKSLSSSFVSSSETETDAPAADFATAFASRRFFFSSPGRSNSIVDQSASPPSSIAASSESPDHKLVNHSVAVPTFSPDPYRDFRRSMQEMVEAREGMKNEEEEGGKKKSNWEFLHELLLCYLALNPKSTHKFIIGAFADLLVSLMPSPGGGDGRELPEFTAGVCEISRCV, from the coding sequence ATGCCAAACACACTAGGAAGAAACCTAAATCTCTGCTTCACAAAGATCACACGGCCACTCACTCTCCACTCCCCAGACAACGATCACAGCCGTCCATTACCCACCGCCGCCGCCGACGCCGCTACCGCCACCACATCCACGTCATCAACCTCATTGATGATAAAAAACTTCAACTCCCTCTACGACAACCAGTACATGTTTgactccaccaccacctccaaaTCCCTCAGCTCCTCCTTCGTCTCCTCCTCCGAAACCGAAACCGACGCCCCCGCCGCCGACTTCGCCACCGCTTTCGCCTCCCGccgcttcttcttctcctccccaGGCCGCTCCAACTCCATCGTCGACCAATCCGCATCGCCACCGTCGTCCATTGCCGCCTCGTCAGAGTCCCCCGACCACAAGCTCGTCAACCACAGCGTGGCGGTTCCCACTTTTTCGCCGGACCCTTACCGGGACTTTCGGCGGTCCATGCAGGAGATGGTGGAGGCGCGTGAGGGAATGAAAAACGAAGAGGAGGAGGGcgggaagaagaaatcaaactGGGAATTCTTGCATGAGCTTCTGCTGTGCTATCTTGCGCTCAACCCTAAGAGCACCCACAAGTTCATCATCGGCGCTTTTGCCGATCTTCTCGTCAGCCTCATGCCATCTCCCGGTGGGGGTGACGGCAGAGAATTACCCGAGTTCACAGCTGGCGTCTGTGAGATTTCACGGTGCGtctga
- the LOC117637429 gene encoding G-type lectin S-receptor-like serine/threonine-protein kinase At1g11410, giving the protein MRDGDVLLSSTKIFALGFFSPANSRNRYVGIWYNKVPNQTIVWVANRDNPIIPVTDNNASGVGLLAVHGNGGLVIYGKDQNTPLWSANVSVSSPNNSMTAKLLDTGNLVLLEDDGFSQRVLWQGFDHPTNTMLPFMKLGLDRRSKLNRFLTSWKSKDDPGIGNYSYRIDPSGFPQAFLYKGQAPRWRAGSWTGERWSGVPKMRNFIFNVSFVNNQDELSIMYMSESILSRMVLDESGVVVRSIWHDQGQQWIKYWSAPKEECDEYGKCGANSNCDPSNMAKFECTCLPGYEPKLPRDWYLRDGSGGCVRKSGVSICGNGDGFVKVERVNVPDSSQARVNMNLSWKACQQECLRNCSCKACAKADERWGGFGCVTWHGDLMDTRTFSNAGQDFYVRVDAIVLAQYAKSNRSLNKKGKLAISLVSVLVFLLLVVPISYWLVRRKRKGKQRQNKYSSRVTTRSTYFEDSTAELDESSMHSDIPFFDLTTIAAATDNFSLANKLGKGGFGSVYKGVLCSGKEVAVKRLSKHSGQGIEEFKNEIVLIAKLQHRNLVRILGYCVQDEEKMLIYEYVPNKSLDSFIFNDTKRALLDWTGRFGIIYGIARGILYLHQDSRLRIIHRDLKASNVLLDASMNPKISDFGMARIFRGDQSEANTSRVVGTYGYMSPEYAMEGHFSVKSDVYSFGVILLEIVTGRKNSGYYHDKYPGVNLVGHVWNLWREGKVLEIVDPSLGELYPVNEVVRCFQIALLCVQEYATDRPTMSAVVFMLGNYDAAVPSPRQPAFLLQRTYDAGDPLTSTEGAKSMNDVTCTSVQAR; this is encoded by the exons ATGAGAGATGGCGATGTTCTTCTCTCCAGTACTAAAATCTTTGCACTTGGGTTTTTCAGCCCGGCCAATTCTCGTAACCGGTATGTTGGAATTTGGTACAACAAAGTTCCAAACCAAACCATTGTCTGGGTTGCAAACAGAGACAACCCCATAATTCCTGTCACTGATAATAATGCCTCTGGAGTTGGACTTCTAGCTGTTCATGGAAATGGAGGCCTGGTCATCTATGGGAaggaccaaaatacccctctTTGGTCCGCTAATGTTTCAGTCTCTTCGCCAAACAATTCCATGACGGCCAAGCTTTTGGATACAGGAAATCTTGTTTTGCTTGAGGACGATGGTTTTAGCCAAAGGGTATTGTGGCAAGGCTTTGATCATCCCACAAATACAATGCTTCCATTTATGAAACTTGGGCTGGACCGGCGGTCCAAGTTGAATCGGTTCCTCACATCATGGAAATCTAAAGATGATCCGGGAATCGGTAACTATTCGTATCGGATAGACCCAAGTGGGTTTCCCCAGGCCTTTTTATACAAGGGTCAAGCTCCGCGCTGGCGGGCTGGGTCGTGGACCGGAGAGAGATGGAGCGGTGTGCCCAAAATGAGAAACTTCATATTCAACGTCAGTTTTGTGAACAATCAAGATGAGTTATCAATTATGTACATGAGTGAATCAATCCTCTCGAGGATGGTGCTTGATGAATCAGGAGTCGTTGTACGGTCCATATGGCATGATCAAGGGCAGCAATGGATCAAGTATTGGTCTGCCCCAAAAGAGGAGTGTGATGAATATGGGAAGTGCGGTGCCAATAGCAATTGTGACCCATCCAATATGGCTAAGTTCGAGTGCACGTGCCTACCCGGATACGAACCCAAGTTGCCACGTGATTGGTATTTGAGAGATGGGTCGGGTGGGTGCGTGAGGAAAAGCGGAGTATCCATATGTGGAAACGGGGATGGGTTCGTGAAGGTTGAACGTGTGAATGTACCCGACTCGTCTCAGGCACGTGTGAACATGAATTTGAGTTGGAAAGCATGCCAGCAGGAGTGCTTGAGAAATTGTTCTTGCAAGGCGTGCGCAAAAGCAGACGAGAGATGGGGAGGGTTTGGATGCGTGACATGGCATGGGGACTTGATGGACACTAGAACATTTTCGAATGCTGGCCAGGATTTCTATGTACGAGTTGATGCAATTGTGTTAG CTCAATATGCAAAGTCAAATCGTTCACTTAACAAGAAGGGAAAACTGGCAATTTCTCTAGTTTCTGTTCTGGTGTTCCTTCTTCTTGTAGTTCCCATTTCTTATTGGTTGGtaaggaggaaaagaaaag GTAAGCAAAGACAAAATAAGTATTCCTCTAGAGTTACCACAAGGTCAACCTACTTTGAAGATTCTACTGCAGAACTTGATGAAAGCAGTATGCACTCAGACATACCATTCTTTGATCTAACAACCATAGCGGCAGCCACGGACAATTTCTCTCTCGCAAACAAGCTCGGAAAGGGGGGTTTTGGCTCAGTCTATAAG GGTGTGCTTTGTAGTGGAAAAGAAGTGGCAGtgaaaagattatcaaaacaTTCTGGTCAAGGAATTGAGGAATTTAAGAATGAAATTGTGCTGATTGCAAAACTCCAACACAGGAACCTTGTCAGGATTTTAGGTTATTGcgttcaagatgaagagaagatgCTAATCTATGAATACGTGCCAAACAAAAGCTTGGACTCTTTCATCTTCA ATGACACAAAAAGAGCACTTCTAGATTGGACAGGACGCTTCGGGATCATCTATGGGATTGCTAGAGGGATCTTGTATCTTCATCAAGATTCAAGGTTAAGGATTATCCACAGAGATCTAAAGGCCAGTAATGTTCTACTGGATGCTTCtatgaaccccaaaatttcagattttggtaTGGCTAGAATATTTAGAGGAGACCAAAGTGAAGCGAATACAAGTCGTGTGGTTGGAACATA TGGTTATATGTCACCAGAGTACGCGATGGAAGGACATTTTTCAGTGAAATCTGATGTATATAGTTTTGGAGTTATACTCCTAGAAATCGTTACTGGCAGAAAAAATTCTGGTTATTACCACGACAAGTATCCCGGCGTAAATTTGGTTGGACAT GTTTGGAACTTGTGGAGAGAAGGTAAAGTCTTGGAAATCGTCGATCCATCTCTGGGTGAATTGTACCCTGTCAATGAAGTTGTGAGATGCTTCCAAATTGCACTCTTATGTGTGCAAGAGTATGCCACTGACCGGCCAACCATGTCAGCAGTTGTTTTCATGTTAGGGAATTATGATGCAGCAGTTCCTTCACCCAGACAGCCTGCATTTTTGTTACAGAGAACTTATGATGCTGGAGACCCATTAACCAGTACAGAAGGAGCTAAGTCTATGAATGATGTTACATGTACTAGTGTACAAGCTCGCTAA
- the LOC117637265 gene encoding tRNA (guanine-N(7)-)-methyltransferase non-catalytic subunit wdr4-like, with the protein MEDAAMENGETNKDSEVAPALIAVHPTQNSVAVAVGSDLRVFDLLGGCAVSLVDDSDGSLHKDSIRAIRYGANGKLFVSAGDDKLVKIWSTESWRCISSLCSEKRVSAVAISNDGSYVCFADKFGVVWVVDVDGFNGDQDFVNKKAAPLLSHYCSIITSLEFSPDGRFFLSADRDSKIRVTVFPKKPLDGAHEIQSFSLGHTEFVSCLAFVCTHECPQGFLVSGSGDSTVRLWDISSGSLLDTCDIREKAGLLESKEIEDRYAAVADLCTIPDSTLVAVAVQSLQGIILLSCDLSAQTLYVAKVISIKGDAFIPTSLGTSFSSGLLWMVTGASNLHDSQHPCLSRVKVISGFNESSPDFVQHGPIVLEDDEIPRSEKLLEKLQGRVSFDKNYFLTAAEALKTSMSNLLIKKQYSTEKREFRKRGRNDKKIKK; encoded by the exons ATGGAGGACGCTGCGATGGAAAACGGAGAGACTAACAAGGATAGTGAGGTGGCTCCTGCCCTAATTGCAGTCCACCCGACCCAGAATTCAGTTGCAGTCGCTGTCGGGTCGGACCTCCGCGTCTTCGACCTCCT TGGGGGTTGTGCGGTGTCTTTGGTAGATGATTCTGATGGTTCTCTTCATAAGGATTCCATAAGAGCCATTCGTTATGGAGCAAACGGGAAGCTCTTTGTGTCTGCTGGTGATGATAAACTTGTCAAGATATGGTCGACCGAATCGTGGCGCTGCATTAGTTCCTT GTGCTCAGAGAAAAGAGTGAGCGCAGTTGCCATTAGCAATGATGGTTCCTATGTTTGTTTTGCTGACAAATTTGGGGTTGTTTGGGTTGTGGATGTGGATGGGTTTAATGGAGATCAAGATTTTGTGAATAAGAAGGCAGCACCACTGCTTTCTCACTATTGCAGCATCATAACAAGCCTG GAATTTTCACCAGATGGACGATTTTTCCTTAGTGCTGATCGGGATTCCAAAATTCGA GTTACTGTGTTTCCCAAGAAGCCATTAGATGGAGCCCATGAGATACAAAGTTTTTCCCTTGGTCATACAGA GTTCGTTTCTTGCCTCGCTTTTGTTTGCACTCATGAATGCCCCCAGGGTTTCCTTGTCTCTGGAAGTGGTGATTCAACA GTTCGCCTGTGGGATATTTCCTCAGGATCTCTCCTAGATACTTGTGATATCAGAGAAAAG GCAGGACTTTTAGAATCTAAAGAAATAGAAGACAGGTATGCTGCTGTTGCTGATTTATGCACCATCCCAGATAGCACCCTTGTTGCAGTGGCTGTCCAAAG TTTGCAAGGAATAATATTGTTGAGCTGTGATCTTTCTGCTCAAACACTCTATGTTGCCAAG GTGATTTCTATCAAGGGAGATGCCTTTATACCTACAAGCTTGGGGACTAGCTTTTCCTCTGGATTATTGTGGATGGTAACCGGTGCCTCAAACTTGCATGATTCTCAACACCCTTGTTTGTCCCGTGTCAAGGTTATCTCTGGCTTTAATGAAAGCAGTCCTGATTTTGTTCAGCATGGACCAATTGTTTTGGAAGATGATGAGATCCCTAGGAGCGAGAAATTGCTCGAGAAGTTGCAAGGAAGGGTTTCCTTTgacaaaaattatttcttgaCAGCAGCTGAGGCTTTGAAAACATCCATGAGCAATTTGCTAATAAAAAAGCAGTACTCTACGGAGAAACGAGAATTTAGAAAGAGAGGCAGAAAtgacaagaaaatcaaaaaatga